A single Elaeis guineensis isolate ETL-2024a chromosome 15, EG11, whole genome shotgun sequence DNA region contains:
- the LOC105058046 gene encoding protein Dr1 homolog isoform X1: MDPMDIVGKSKDDVSLPKATMFKIIKEMLPPDVRVARDAQDLLVECCVEFINLISSESNEVCGREEKRTIAPEHVLKALEVLGFGDYIEEVYAAYEQHKLDTLDSPKVGKFGGIEMTEEEALAEQQRMFAEARARMNNGASVQRQSDSDRSLDG; this comes from the exons ATGGATCCGATGGACATCGTCGGGAAGTCAAAAGACGACGTCTCGCTTCCTAAAg CAACCATGTTTAAGATTATTAAAGAAATGCTGCCACCTGATGTTCGTGTAGCAAGAGATGCACAGGACCTTCTTGTTGAGTGTTGTGTAG AATTCATCAACCTTATTTCTTCCGAGTCTAATGAAGTATGTGGTCGAGAGGAAAAAAGAACAATTGCCCCTGAGCATGTTCTCAAGGCTCTAGAG GTTCTCGGTTTTGGGGACTACATTGAAGAGGTTTATGCAGCATATGAACAGCATAAGCTTGACACTTTG GACTCTCCAAAAGTTGGTAAATTTGGAGGAATAGAGATGACTGAGGAAGAAGCATTGGCAGAGCAGCAAAGGATGTTTGCCGAGGCTCGTGCTAGAATGAACAACGGAGCTAGTGTACAGAGGCAGTCAGATTCAGATCGCAGTTTAGATGGCTAA
- the LOC140854086 gene encoding uncharacterized protein, translating to MMAYFSSDAFQKVSKRNAANRAKLVTKHSCGTRSYVEVEESTRDPETGEKAPPDQVWLIQHTKKNKEGELVWSDPKSKEIHEQLEEVVQQTQENESQMTRDDILLQVLGQKSGYFRGKGVGKKAPSKRVRYNENVQEEVQRAVEQAKESLVDSIREDVRAQLQDEVRAEIQAQMEEQVNEKVNAMIQARFAAFFETFSQSRASSSSMHEP from the exons ATGATGGCATACTTCAGCTCTGATGCTTTTCAG AAAGTAAGCAAGCGAAATGCAGCAAATAGGGCAAAGCTAGTTACTAAGCATTCATGTGGCACCCGATCTTATGTTGAAGTTGAAGAATCAACt AGGGACCCAGAAACAGGTGAAAAAGCACCACCAGatcaggtttggttgattcagcacactaagaaaaataaagaaggagaattagtatggtctgacCCTAAATCCAAGGAGATCCAT GAACAACTTGAGGAGGTTGTTCAACAAACACAAGAGAATGAATCCCAAATGACTCGTGATGACATATTACTGCAAGTACTTGGCCAAAAGTCTGGTTATTTTCGTGGCAAAGGTGTTGGAAAGAAGGCACCATCTAAGAGAGTTAGGTATAATGAAAATGTGCAAGAAGAGGTACAAAGAGCTGTCGAACAAGCTAAGGAATCGTTGGTGGATAGCATTAGAGAAGACGTTCGAGCTCAATTGCAAGATGAGGTTAGAGCTGAGATTCAAGCTCAAATGGAGGAACAAGTTAATGAAAAAGTTAATGCTATGATCCAAGCTCGCTTTGCTGCCTTTTTTGAAACTTTCTCCCAATCAAGAGCTTCATCTTCCTCAATGCATGAACCTTGA
- the LOC105058046 gene encoding protein Dr1 homolog isoform X2, with translation MFKIIKEMLPPDVRVARDAQDLLVECCVEFINLISSESNEVCGREEKRTIAPEHVLKALEVLGFGDYIEEVYAAYEQHKLDTLDSPKVGKFGGIEMTEEEALAEQQRMFAEARARMNNGASVQRQSDSDRSLDG, from the exons ATGTTTAAGATTATTAAAGAAATGCTGCCACCTGATGTTCGTGTAGCAAGAGATGCACAGGACCTTCTTGTTGAGTGTTGTGTAG AATTCATCAACCTTATTTCTTCCGAGTCTAATGAAGTATGTGGTCGAGAGGAAAAAAGAACAATTGCCCCTGAGCATGTTCTCAAGGCTCTAGAG GTTCTCGGTTTTGGGGACTACATTGAAGAGGTTTATGCAGCATATGAACAGCATAAGCTTGACACTTTG GACTCTCCAAAAGTTGGTAAATTTGGAGGAATAGAGATGACTGAGGAAGAAGCATTGGCAGAGCAGCAAAGGATGTTTGCCGAGGCTCGTGCTAGAATGAACAACGGAGCTAGTGTACAGAGGCAGTCAGATTCAGATCGCAGTTTAGATGGCTAA